A genome region from Blautia coccoides includes the following:
- a CDS encoding PfkB family carbohydrate kinase: MTIKEIASLAGVSISTVSKIVNNKDENINPETRSRVLKIVKEYNYTPYGMVKNISSAKSFLLGVLLRTASQTNLMLNGILQAAQEQGYNVLLLDSLNSADTELKHITSLCKNNVDGVIWEPVEENSSQHEHYFAEQNISVCYINGAETLPAYNIDFEKMGYVLTQKLLEYKHTKIACLMKEKSRRSGMVFEGFKKCLFDNQIPYHDKMKLFISDPACCSKVLSHGFSGIVSSHFASSLILYEQMNKLHYYVPSDLSLVSLKDDVREAISFPHISSIKIPYREFGYYVCKNLIQKCEKKQTEEPEYTFVSQCVFDKEDSLDIPSFFRAKKIVVVGSINTDITFNVDWLPQAGKTTTILSSTTTLGGKGANQSVGAAKLGREVSLIGEIGNDTDSTFIFDILEKEQVTTQGVHRDMKAQTGKAYIYIERDGEGTITIMSGANGNLSPNDIQKRQHLFENAGFCLLSTEIPIQSVLEAAKTARKYGAKNIVKPAALKSIPEQLLQNTDIFIPNRKEAAALCPQYGTVEEQADYFFRKGIKAVIITLGHEGCYLKTADSAKYFSAADFISIDTTGGADAFISALASFLIEGYSLEKSIRIATYAAGFCVSRQGVVPALVDHNTLETHIKKLEPELLK; encoded by the coding sequence ATGACAATCAAAGAAATCGCCAGTCTGGCCGGTGTCTCTATCTCTACGGTTTCCAAAATCGTCAACAACAAAGACGAGAATATCAATCCTGAGACCCGCAGCCGGGTACTGAAAATTGTAAAAGAATATAATTATACACCATACGGCATGGTAAAAAATATATCCAGCGCCAAAAGCTTTCTTCTGGGCGTTCTCCTCCGAACTGCCTCACAGACCAATCTAATGCTGAACGGAATTCTGCAGGCCGCACAGGAGCAGGGATATAATGTGCTGCTTCTGGATAGTCTGAACAGTGCAGACACAGAGCTGAAGCATATTACTTCTCTCTGTAAAAACAACGTGGACGGTGTGATCTGGGAACCTGTAGAGGAGAACAGCTCCCAGCATGAACATTACTTTGCAGAACAAAATATCTCTGTCTGCTATATTAACGGCGCCGAAACACTGCCTGCTTACAACATTGATTTTGAAAAAATGGGATATGTGCTCACACAGAAACTGCTGGAATACAAACACACTAAGATTGCCTGTCTTATGAAAGAAAAGAGCAGACGTTCCGGCATGGTGTTTGAGGGATTTAAGAAGTGCCTGTTTGACAATCAGATCCCTTATCATGACAAGATGAAGCTTTTCATCTCTGACCCGGCCTGCTGTTCTAAAGTTCTGAGCCACGGATTTTCAGGAATCGTCAGTTCACATTTTGCCTCCTCCCTGATCCTGTATGAACAGATGAACAAGCTGCACTACTACGTGCCTTCTGACTTATCCCTGGTCAGTTTAAAGGATGATGTGCGGGAGGCCATCTCCTTCCCCCACATATCCAGTATCAAGATCCCTTACCGGGAGTTTGGATACTATGTCTGCAAAAATCTGATCCAAAAATGTGAGAAAAAGCAGACGGAAGAGCCGGAATATACCTTTGTCTCCCAGTGCGTTTTTGACAAGGAGGACAGTCTGGACATCCCCTCCTTCTTCCGTGCCAAAAAAATTGTTGTGGTCGGAAGCATCAACACAGATATCACCTTCAACGTGGACTGGCTTCCCCAGGCTGGTAAAACCACTACTATTTTAAGCTCCACCACCACACTCGGTGGCAAAGGCGCCAACCAGTCCGTAGGCGCTGCCAAGCTTGGACGCGAAGTATCCCTTATAGGAGAGATTGGCAATGACACGGATTCCACCTTCATCTTTGATATACTGGAAAAAGAACAGGTGACTACCCAGGGTGTGCACAGGGACATGAAGGCACAGACAGGAAAAGCTTATATCTATATTGAGCGCGACGGAGAGGGAACCATCACCATTATGTCCGGAGCCAACGGCAATCTCAGCCCGAATGACATACAGAAACGACAGCATCTGTTTGAAAACGCCGGTTTCTGCCTGCTCTCCACTGAAATTCCCATTCAATCAGTCCTGGAGGCAGCCAAAACCGCAAGAAAATACGGTGCCAAAAACATCGTCAAACCCGCAGCTCTGAAATCCATACCCGAGCAGCTTTTACAGAACACAGATATCTTTATACCTAACCGAAAGGAAGCTGCCGCTTTGTGTCCCCAGTACGGTACTGTGGAAGAACAGGCCGACTACTTTTTCCGGAAAGGGATAAAGGCTGTTATCATTACCCTGGGGCATGAGGGCTGTTATCTGAAAACTGCAGACAGCGCAAAATATTTTTCAGCGGCGGATTTCATCTCCATAGACACTACCGGCGGCGCGGATGCTTTTATCTCAGCACTGGCCTCTTTTCTGATCGAGGGCTATTCTCTGGAAAAATCCATCCGGATCGCCACCTATGCAGCAGGCTTCTGTGTTTCCAGACAGGGAGTTGTCCCTGCTCTGGTAGATCACAACACTTTAGAGACTCATATCAAAAAGCTGGAGCCGGAGCTTCTAAAGTAA
- a CDS encoding ABC transporter substrate-binding protein, translating to MKNTKKFLALCLSGAMAVTMAACGSSGDDKAVGDSDKQTESTAKTDEGKDSKDSKDREKLVISCYLADDNQVAVREKYIDEPLKAAFPDVDIEIKMYSDRQSLQVEVAGGGGPDILDLDGPTDVAEFAKADRVLDLGKYAEQYGWQDMFYDWAYNSCFYNEKLYSLPTSFEGMVMYYNMDVMKENGWEVPKTEDELVELMKKIQEKGIIPITFGNSNYQGAVDWLYSTFTSCYGGPAAVKAAMEGTGKYTDEPIKESIQTMVDWWQEGWLGDKASQSITNEDMLAFFAEGRAAMMIDGTWASNQLLATYPDCNWDSEMMPQKEEIGEILPFATGGGYSINANSKNPDLAAEVLNYLFTSLDRHYQSINEAGYQPYPLKEFDITKLEGMDEKLLDQYKLLMDAQKNKQIGYCSWTFYPSDMRVYMNENTDALFLGSLTVDDYLAQAQTYIDTAIADNTIPVLP from the coding sequence ATGAAAAACACGAAAAAATTTTTGGCGTTATGTTTGTCAGGAGCAATGGCAGTAACAATGGCAGCGTGTGGCTCATCGGGGGATGATAAAGCTGTTGGGGATAGTGACAAGCAGACAGAAAGTACAGCTAAGACAGATGAAGGCAAAGACAGTAAAGACAGTAAGGACAGAGAGAAATTGGTGATTTCCTGTTACCTGGCAGATGACAACCAGGTTGCAGTACGTGAGAAATATATCGATGAACCTTTAAAAGCGGCATTTCCGGACGTGGACATTGAGATCAAAATGTATAGCGACAGACAGAGCCTTCAGGTGGAGGTTGCAGGGGGCGGCGGACCGGATATACTGGACTTGGATGGGCCAACAGATGTGGCAGAATTTGCAAAGGCTGACAGGGTACTTGATTTAGGAAAATATGCAGAGCAGTATGGTTGGCAGGATATGTTTTATGACTGGGCTTACAACAGCTGTTTTTACAATGAAAAGTTGTACTCTCTTCCAACTTCTTTTGAAGGCATGGTAATGTATTACAATATGGATGTAATGAAAGAAAATGGCTGGGAAGTGCCGAAAACTGAGGACGAACTGGTAGAATTGATGAAGAAGATACAGGAAAAAGGTATTATTCCGATCACATTTGGTAATTCCAACTATCAGGGTGCTGTAGACTGGCTGTATTCAACCTTTACAAGCTGCTACGGTGGTCCGGCAGCCGTGAAAGCTGCAATGGAGGGAACAGGAAAATATACAGATGAGCCAATAAAAGAATCCATTCAAACTATGGTTGACTGGTGGCAGGAAGGATGGCTTGGTGACAAAGCATCTCAGTCTATCACAAATGAAGATATGCTTGCATTCTTTGCAGAAGGACGCGCAGCTATGATGATTGATGGAACTTGGGCCTCTAATCAGCTTTTGGCTACATATCCGGATTGTAATTGGGATTCTGAAATGATGCCACAGAAAGAAGAAATTGGTGAGATTCTCCCATTTGCCACAGGCGGCGGATATTCTATCAATGCGAACTCTAAAAACCCGGATTTAGCTGCAGAGGTACTTAATTATCTTTTCACATCACTTGACAGACATTATCAGTCCATCAATGAGGCTGGATATCAGCCATATCCATTGAAAGAATTTGATATTACAAAACTGGAAGGAATGGATGAAAAGCTTTTGGATCAGTATAAACTGCTTATGGATGCTCAGAAAAATAAACAGATTGGTTATTGTTCCTGGACATTTTACCCATCTGATATGAGAGTTTATATGAATGAGAACACAGATGCATTGTTCCTTGGTTCTCTTACCGTGGATGATTATCTGGCCCAGGCACAGACATATATAGATACAGCAATTGCTGATAATACAATTCCGGTATTACCGTAA
- a CDS encoding ADP-ribosylglycohydrolase family protein — MKTEFIEGIYAGWLAKIIGIRLGAPVEGWTYEKIKNIYGELDHYPVDYHEFAADDDSNGPLFFLRALEDGHHDYELQAQDVAEALLNYAPFEHGFFWWGGYGISTEHTAYLNLKNGIPAPRSGSIEQNGSTTAEQIGGQIFIDTWGLVTPGNPDLAAKYAKEAASVTHDGNGIYGGIFVAVCISYAFVEKDIRKIIEKGLSYIPRECEYAKVVRAVMVYYDENPGDWRTCFQYIFDNYGYDKYPGNCHIIPNIAVMILALLYGEGDFSNTLNICNMCGWDTDCNVGNVATIMGVRNGLDGIDYEKWRKPINDFLACSSVMGSMNIMDIPYGASYIAKLAYAVVGEKMPEPWNTIIQNGIDSCHFEYPGSTHAMRVRVDGLDKRARKDRECAVINTDESAFTGTRSLKFVAKPVEPGENVFVYKKTHYRPRDFHDSRYDPCFSPLVYPGQTLHGSAMIPEYGEDALVSLYARDSRADKVYEGSREILCKGQWKELEFAVPGLEGALIDEIGLCFHVQGTHTQVFDFVGLIDDLYADGKADYAIEFAKETEEQWTGLHKEISQFTKLKGLMYLSDGEMHLSCSDFAEAYTGRYDWEDYRAKFFFTPLTGKNHMVNVRVQGAIRSYAVGLLPDGKAAILKNDNGYRILAETSFDWSCGKEYCVDVQVRGNRICAEIEGCHLDAVDEEKPYLYGAVGVSMQNGTHDKYSKIVISGC; from the coding sequence ATGAAAACAGAGTTTATTGAAGGTATTTATGCAGGATGGCTTGCCAAGATCATCGGTATCCGCCTGGGTGCCCCTGTAGAGGGCTGGACCTATGAAAAAATTAAAAATATCTACGGTGAATTAGACCATTACCCTGTAGACTATCACGAATTTGCCGCTGATGATGACAGCAACGGCCCTCTGTTTTTCCTGAGGGCATTGGAAGACGGGCACCATGATTATGAGCTGCAGGCACAGGATGTAGCTGAGGCACTCCTGAATTACGCACCGTTTGAGCATGGATTTTTCTGGTGGGGAGGCTATGGAATATCCACAGAGCATACCGCGTATTTAAATCTGAAAAACGGAATCCCTGCTCCGAGAAGCGGAAGTATTGAACAGAATGGAAGTACAACGGCAGAGCAGATAGGCGGACAGATATTTATTGATACATGGGGACTTGTGACACCAGGAAATCCTGATCTGGCAGCTAAATATGCAAAAGAGGCAGCCAGTGTGACTCATGATGGAAACGGCATTTACGGCGGTATCTTTGTTGCTGTGTGCATCAGTTATGCCTTTGTGGAGAAAGATATCAGGAAGATCATTGAAAAGGGACTTTCCTATATTCCAAGGGAATGTGAATATGCAAAAGTGGTGCGGGCAGTAATGGTATACTACGATGAAAACCCCGGCGACTGGAGAACCTGTTTCCAATACATATTTGACAATTATGGCTATGACAAATATCCTGGTAATTGTCACATTATCCCTAATATCGCGGTAATGATTTTGGCACTGTTATACGGAGAAGGAGATTTCTCAAATACACTGAATATCTGCAATATGTGCGGCTGGGATACAGACTGCAACGTGGGCAATGTAGCTACAATCATGGGCGTGAGAAACGGACTGGACGGCATTGACTACGAAAAATGGAGAAAACCGATCAATGATTTCCTGGCCTGCTCCAGCGTTATGGGATCCATGAATATTATGGATATCCCTTACGGCGCGTCTTATATCGCAAAACTGGCATATGCTGTGGTGGGAGAAAAAATGCCGGAACCATGGAACACCATCATACAGAATGGGATTGACAGCTGTCATTTTGAGTATCCGGGTTCTACTCATGCTATGCGTGTTCGTGTGGATGGACTGGATAAACGGGCAAGAAAAGACCGTGAGTGTGCAGTGATTAATACAGATGAATCAGCATTTACAGGAACACGTTCCCTGAAATTTGTGGCAAAACCCGTGGAGCCGGGAGAAAATGTGTTTGTATATAAAAAGACACATTACAGACCAAGGGATTTTCATGACAGCAGATATGATCCGTGTTTTTCACCGCTTGTATATCCCGGACAGACCCTTCATGGAAGCGCAATGATTCCGGAATACGGAGAGGATGCTCTGGTAAGTCTCTATGCAAGAGACAGCCGGGCAGATAAAGTCTATGAGGGAAGCAGAGAAATCCTTTGTAAAGGCCAGTGGAAAGAATTGGAATTTGCAGTTCCGGGATTGGAAGGAGCGCTGATCGATGAGATTGGCCTGTGTTTCCATGTTCAGGGTACTCACACACAGGTGTTTGATTTTGTGGGACTCATAGATGATTTATATGCGGATGGAAAGGCTGACTACGCTATTGAGTTTGCGAAGGAAACAGAAGAACAGTGGACCGGTCTTCATAAGGAAATCAGCCAGTTTACAAAATTGAAAGGTCTTATGTATCTGAGTGACGGGGAAATGCATCTGTCCTGTTCAGATTTTGCTGAGGCCTATACAGGTAGATATGACTGGGAAGATTACAGGGCAAAATTCTTTTTTACACCGCTGACAGGAAAAAATCATATGGTAAATGTGAGAGTGCAGGGAGCTATCCGCTCATATGCAGTGGGACTTCTTCCTGATGGAAAGGCAGCAATTTTGAAAAATGATAACGGATACCGGATTCTGGCAGAAACTTCATTTGACTGGAGCTGCGGGAAAGAATACTGTGTTGACGTTCAGGTCAGAGGCAACAGAATATGCGCTGAAATTGAAGGCTGCCATCTGGATGCTGTAGATGAAGAAAAACCGTATCTTTACGGCGCTGTAGGCGTGTCCATGCAGAATGGAACGCATGACAAATATAGTAAAATTGTAATATCAGGCTGTTAA
- the rbsK gene encoding ribokinase: MDKRILIIGSLNMDIVIEMKRMPLIGETVLGKNLTYVPGGKGANQAYAAGKLGGKVTMLGCVGDDSLGQKLKDNLAKSGTNASYIRNIEGKSTGTAVIYVNGDGDNSIVVISGANEACDVEYLKQNEVLFAESDYVMFQMEIPYETIFYGIGRAKELGKTVILNPAPAPDSLPEDIWEKIDYLTPNETELLKLTGQQEMTMDNIRNGAHVLLEKGVKNILVTLGEKGVLFVNDKEEKLYPARKVTAVDTTAAGDCFNGAFITGLAEEMGFEEAIVFANLASSLAVTRKGAQSSIPGRDELEELGKIKINTGL, from the coding sequence TTGGATAAACGGATTCTGATTATCGGAAGTTTGAATATGGACATCGTCATAGAAATGAAACGAATGCCATTGATAGGGGAGACCGTTCTTGGAAAAAACCTTACATATGTACCTGGGGGAAAAGGAGCAAACCAAGCATATGCGGCAGGTAAATTGGGAGGAAAGGTTACCATGCTCGGATGTGTTGGAGATGACAGTCTGGGACAAAAACTGAAAGACAATCTGGCAAAAAGCGGAACGAATGCATCCTATATCAGAAATATAGAAGGCAAGTCTACAGGTACAGCAGTTATCTATGTAAATGGTGATGGTGATAACAGTATAGTGGTTATCTCTGGTGCCAATGAGGCCTGCGATGTAGAGTATTTAAAACAAAATGAAGTTTTGTTTGCAGAAAGTGACTATGTTATGTTTCAGATGGAAATCCCCTATGAAACTATTTTTTATGGAATTGGAAGAGCAAAGGAATTGGGAAAGACGGTTATCTTAAACCCGGCACCGGCGCCAGATAGTCTGCCTGAGGACATTTGGGAGAAGATTGATTATCTGACACCAAATGAGACAGAATTACTAAAATTGACAGGGCAGCAGGAAATGACTATGGACAACATCCGAAACGGCGCACATGTTCTGCTTGAAAAGGGAGTGAAAAATATTTTGGTTACCCTGGGGGAAAAAGGTGTTTTATTTGTCAATGACAAGGAAGAAAAATTATATCCTGCCAGAAAAGTGACTGCGGTAGATACAACAGCGGCAGGAGACTGCTTTAATGGTGCATTTATCACCGGTTTGGCGGAGGAGATGGGTTTTGAAGAAGCAATCGTTTTTGCAAACCTGGCCTCCTCGCTGGCGGTTACCAGAAAAGGGGCACAGAGTTCAATTCCGGGCAGGGATGAGCTGGAAGAACTCGGCAAAATAAAAATCAATACTGGTCTCTGA
- the aspS gene encoding aspartate--tRNA ligase, giving the protein MAESMNGLKRTHRCTEVTKAEIGSTVTLMGWVQKSRNKGGIVFVDLRDRSGIMQIIFENGDIDEEGFEKAGRLRSEFVIAVTGRVEARSGAVNENLKTGEIEVRANALRILSESETPPFPIEENSKTREEVRLKYRYLDLRRPDLQRNLILRSQVAVLVRQFLANEGFLEIETPILNKSTPEGARDYLVPSRVHPGSFYALPQSPQIFKQLLMCSGYDRYFQIAKCFRDEDLRADRQPEFTQIDMELSFVDVDDVIDVNERMLAFLFKEVLGVEVQLPIQRMTWTEAMNRFGSDKPDLRFGMELTDVSEVVKGCEFAVFKNALEAGGSVRGINAKGQGSMPRKKIDKLVEFAKGYGAKGLAYIAIQEDGSVKSSFAKFMQEEEMKALIEAMQGEAGDLLLFAADKTKLVWDVLGALRLELARQMELFDKDEYRFVWITEFPLLEWSEEEERFTAMHHPFTMPFEEDIPLLDTDPGAVRAKAYDIVLNGNEIGGGSVRIHQNDVQEKMFEALGFEKEQAYKQFGFLLDAFKYGVPPHAGLAYGLDRMVMLMAKEESIREVIAFPKVKDASCLMSEAPNQVDEKQLDELGIALKVQEDEQ; this is encoded by the coding sequence ATGGCAGAATCAATGAACGGGTTAAAGAGAACCCATAGATGTACGGAAGTGACAAAAGCAGAGATCGGAAGCACGGTAACCCTTATGGGCTGGGTGCAGAAGAGCCGCAACAAAGGCGGTATTGTCTTCGTGGATTTGCGTGACCGTTCCGGTATCATGCAGATCATCTTTGAAAACGGCGATATCGACGAGGAAGGCTTTGAGAAGGCCGGAAGACTGAGAAGTGAATTTGTTATCGCTGTGACAGGCCGCGTGGAGGCACGTTCCGGTGCGGTGAACGAAAATCTTAAAACAGGTGAGATAGAAGTGCGCGCCAATGCTCTGCGTATCCTTTCTGAGTCTGAGACACCTCCCTTCCCCATTGAGGAGAACAGCAAGACGAGAGAGGAAGTGCGCTTAAAATACCGTTATCTGGATCTGAGGAGACCGGACCTGCAGAGGAACCTGATCCTTCGCTCCCAGGTGGCTGTACTGGTCCGCCAGTTCCTGGCAAATGAAGGCTTTTTGGAGATTGAGACACCAATCTTGAACAAGAGTACCCCGGAGGGGGCAAGAGATTATCTGGTTCCCAGCCGTGTACATCCCGGAAGTTTTTATGCGCTGCCCCAGTCACCGCAGATATTTAAACAGCTTCTTATGTGTTCCGGGTATGACAGATATTTCCAGATCGCAAAATGTTTCCGCGATGAGGATCTGCGTGCGGACCGTCAGCCGGAGTTCACCCAGATCGATATGGAGCTTTCCTTTGTGGATGTAGATGATGTCATTGATGTAAATGAGCGTATGCTGGCATTTCTGTTTAAAGAGGTTCTGGGTGTGGAAGTGCAGCTTCCGATCCAGAGAATGACTTGGACTGAGGCCATGAACCGTTTTGGTTCCGACAAACCGGATCTGCGTTTCGGCATGGAGCTTACCGATGTGTCAGAAGTGGTAAAAGGCTGTGAATTTGCAGTGTTTAAGAATGCTTTGGAGGCAGGAGGCAGTGTCCGTGGTATCAATGCCAAGGGACAGGGCAGTATGCCGAGAAAGAAAATTGATAAGCTGGTGGAGTTCGCCAAGGGTTACGGCGCTAAAGGCCTGGCATATATTGCCATCCAAGAGGACGGCAGTGTAAAATCTTCCTTTGCAAAATTTATGCAGGAGGAGGAAATGAAGGCTCTCATAGAAGCTATGCAGGGTGAAGCCGGTGACCTGCTTCTCTTTGCGGCTGACAAGACCAAGCTTGTATGGGATGTACTGGGAGCTTTGCGTCTTGAACTGGCACGCCAGATGGAGCTGTTCGACAAAGATGAGTATCGTTTTGTATGGATCACAGAGTTCCCGCTTCTGGAGTGGTCAGAGGAAGAGGAACGTTTCACAGCTATGCACCATCCGTTTACCATGCCTTTTGAGGAGGACATTCCTCTTTTGGATACAGATCCGGGTGCAGTCCGCGCCAAAGCCTATGATATTGTACTCAACGGCAACGAGATCGGAGGCGGCAGTGTGAGGATCCATCAGAACGATGTACAGGAAAAAATGTTTGAGGCTCTGGGATTTGAAAAAGAACAGGCGTACAAGCAGTTTGGTTTCCTTCTGGATGCCTTTAAATACGGAGTTCCGCCCCATGCAGGACTGGCTTACGGTCTGGACCGTATGGTCATGCTCATGGCAAAAGAGGAATCCATCCGCGAGGTGATCGCGTTCCCGAAGGTGAAGGACGCTTCCTGTCTGATGTCAGAAGCACCCAACCAGGTTGATGAAAAACAACTGGATGAACTGGGAATTGCACTGAAGGTGCAGGAGGATGAGCAGTAA
- a CDS encoding carbohydrate ABC transporter permease translates to MNTVKKRHMVPYLFILPAFIIHACIVTGPALSTLVMSLFDWNGMGNAKFIGLKNFSEIFKDPLVKLSVVHNIQWLLIFITVPLILGFIVAIIVSQLRRSQMFFRTIYFIPYVISAAVAGKIWTAYMNPYYGLNQVFAKAGWTELSKVLWLGNPKIALFSVAFVDNWHWWGFIMVLFLGALQQVDPTLYEAARVDGANRFQELIHVSIPGIKQTIAFVLIMTIMWSFLTFDYVYIMTNGGPANATEIMSTYIYKNAFVKYRAGYANALCVIQSGICVILYFLQKYISKKGGMEDE, encoded by the coding sequence ATGAATACAGTTAAAAAAAGACATATGGTACCATACCTATTTATACTTCCCGCATTTATTATCCATGCATGCATTGTTACAGGACCGGCATTAAGTACGCTGGTGATGTCTTTGTTTGACTGGAATGGAATGGGAAACGCAAAATTTATAGGATTAAAAAACTTTTCGGAAATTTTCAAAGATCCCTTGGTAAAGCTGTCCGTAGTACATAATATTCAGTGGCTGCTTATTTTCATTACAGTTCCACTGATCTTGGGATTTATTGTTGCAATCATAGTCAGTCAGCTTCGTAGATCCCAGATGTTTTTCAGAACGATTTATTTTATTCCTTATGTTATATCAGCGGCAGTAGCGGGGAAAATCTGGACTGCCTATATGAATCCGTATTATGGACTTAATCAGGTATTTGCCAAAGCTGGCTGGACAGAGCTGTCAAAGGTACTCTGGCTTGGTAATCCTAAAATTGCATTGTTCTCTGTGGCATTTGTAGATAACTGGCATTGGTGGGGGTTTATTATGGTTCTCTTTTTAGGAGCATTACAGCAGGTAGACCCTACTTTATATGAAGCGGCAAGAGTCGACGGAGCAAATCGTTTCCAGGAATTGATTCACGTTTCAATCCCGGGAATCAAGCAGACTATCGCATTCGTATTAATTATGACAATAATGTGGTCATTCCTGACCTTTGATTATGTATACATTATGACAAACGGCGGACCGGCGAATGCCACAGAAATCATGTCCACCTATATCTATAAAAACGCCTTTGTAAAATACAGGGCAGGTTATGCCAATGCTCTTTGTGTAATACAGAGCGGCATATGTGTGATTTTGTACTTCCTTCAGAAATACATCAGTAAAAAAGGAGGGATGGAAGATGAATAG
- a CDS encoding carbohydrate ABC transporter permease, which translates to MNSGVKNGAKYKISSFIKFVFLLIMALFAAVPLFQVLLNAFRSDRECKTMPLGLPKEWVFNNFQETWQIGGYATAYFNSLLTAFVVIVVVLVVVGLGAYSISKLEFKMRGFFTAYFFVAISLPGFLYIVPDYFVMNKLGLVDTRWSLMIVYTAMQIPFNMLLLRTFLAGIPRELEEAAKIDGCNELNCFLRVTLPIAKPMFLTIAILVFVNVWNEFLWSNTFITSEELKLVATRFVKFTGEYGSNMARIYTASVITIAPVIILYLFFSRKFIEGMTSGSVKG; encoded by the coding sequence ATGAATAGCGGAGTGAAAAATGGGGCAAAATATAAGATTTCATCTTTTATCAAATTTGTATTTTTACTTATCATGGCATTGTTCGCAGCAGTTCCTTTATTTCAGGTATTGCTAAATGCTTTCCGTTCAGATCGGGAATGTAAAACAATGCCGCTGGGTCTGCCGAAGGAATGGGTTTTTAATAACTTTCAGGAGACATGGCAGATAGGAGGATACGCAACTGCTTACTTCAACAGTCTGTTAACGGCCTTTGTGGTAATTGTTGTAGTTCTCGTGGTGGTTGGGCTTGGAGCATATTCCATCAGTAAGCTGGAATTTAAGATGAGAGGTTTTTTTACCGCATACTTTTTTGTGGCGATTTCTCTTCCCGGATTTTTGTATATTGTCCCGGATTATTTTGTTATGAATAAACTGGGGTTGGTTGATACCAGATGGAGTCTGATGATCGTATATACTGCAATGCAGATTCCGTTCAATATGCTGCTGCTTAGAACTTTTTTGGCCGGTATCCCCCGAGAACTGGAAGAAGCCGCTAAAATTGACGGATGTAATGAACTGAACTGCTTTTTGAGAGTGACACTGCCCATTGCAAAACCCATGTTTCTCACAATTGCAATTTTAGTTTTTGTTAATGTGTGGAATGAGTTCTTATGGTCTAATACATTTATCACGTCAGAAGAGCTTAAACTTGTAGCAACACGTTTTGTTAAATTTACAGGAGAATACGGTTCCAATATGGCACGTATTTATACGGCCAGTGTGATTACCATTGCACCGGTTATTATTCTGTATCTGTTCTTCAGCCGTAAATTTATTGAAGGTATGACGAGCGGAAGTGTAAAAGGTTAA
- a CDS encoding carbohydrate kinase family protein, translating to MDVYGLGTLAMDVLMKVDNLPSEDGFCIVKSNDRQPGGSGTNVIVQLARLSAKCGYMGAVGDDALGKDVLKSLQDEKVDTKSMMVRPGMITLHTEIVIDEEGRKFIMLNMGDAFDSLRGEELDFSAIASAKVFYTDLLPKEPARTGLKKAKEAGVKTVFNMQVGLGTMQGLNVSKEEILSALRFTDIFAPCRGGMYELTGTTDLDACMRYFRQYCKGTLLFTLGKEGSVAYDEQDRKYMVKSCDLEVVDSTGAGDSYMGSFIYQHCLNGMPIEDSMKFATMCAGYTCTGIGARFSPDLKTAQKFVWK from the coding sequence ATGGATGTATATGGTTTAGGTACATTGGCTATGGATGTTTTAATGAAGGTTGATAACCTGCCTTCAGAGGATGGGTTCTGTATTGTAAAAAGTAATGACAGACAGCCTGGAGGAAGCGGTACAAATGTAATCGTACAGCTGGCAAGGCTTTCTGCAAAATGCGGGTATATGGGGGCTGTAGGGGATGATGCTCTTGGTAAGGATGTGTTAAAAAGTCTTCAGGACGAGAAGGTAGATACAAAAAGTATGATGGTAAGACCGGGAATGATAACTCTGCATACAGAAATTGTCATTGATGAGGAGGGCAGAAAATTTATAATGCTTAATATGGGGGATGCCTTTGACAGTCTGAGAGGCGAAGAACTGGATTTTTCAGCTATTGCATCAGCGAAGGTGTTCTATACAGATTTACTGCCAAAAGAGCCTGCCAGAACTGGACTAAAAAAGGCAAAGGAAGCGGGGGTAAAGACGGTCTTTAACATGCAGGTGGGACTTGGAACCATGCAGGGATTGAATGTGTCAAAAGAGGAGATATTATCAGCACTTAGGTTCACGGATATTTTTGCACCATGTCGAGGCGGCATGTATGAACTCACAGGAACGACGGACTTAGACGCCTGCATGAGATATTTCCGTCAATATTGCAAGGGCACATTATTGTTTACCCTCGGAAAAGAAGGATCAGTAGCGTATGATGAGCAGGACCGGAAATATATGGTTAAGAGTTGTGATCTGGAAGTGGTGGATTCTACAGGTGCCGGAGATTCATATATGGGTTCCTTTATTTATCAGCATTGTCTGAATGGTATGCCCATAGAGGACTCTATGAAATTCGCGACTATGTGCGCAGGCTATACGTGTACCGGAATAGGAGCCCGTTTTTCACCGGATCTTAAAACTGCCCAAAAGTTTGTGTGGAAATGA